TGTTCACGGATCGAGGCGGCCAGATCATTCAATTCCTGTTGATCAATGTACGTTCTTGGCTGGCGCGGGTTGCGCGTGATCTGCGAGACCAGCAGTTCAACCGGCCCGCCGCGAGCGTCGTCCGAGTCGTTGGTGGGAATGAGCGCGTCGAGGCCGCGCCCGAGGCCGCGGTTAGGCATTCGTCTGCGCTCCCTGTTTTTGGATGAAGGCCTCTAAGCCACGACTGGCCGTTTTGCGAATGGCGGCTTGCATGGGCGGCGACCAGCCGAGGAGCGCGCCCGGCGCGCCTAGGGCCATGCCGGCCCACTTCCACAAATCGAACGAATCGGCGTGGCGGACAATTTTGCCGTCGCGAAATTCAAATGTTGCGTCAATCACGTTGAGAACTTTGCGGCCTGTTTGAGAAAAGCTGTAAGTCGCTTCCCAGTGCGCCGAGCCGGCCCGGTCGTCGGCTCGGACGTTGGTGAAGGTGAGAGTCAAATCCTTGCCGCGCGCGCACAACATTTGCCACATGGCCCCCGCCCGCGCGCCCTGAAGGTGAGTGAACACCGGGTCGGAAAAAAGGATGTCGGGATGGTAGCAGGCAATCATGCCCGCCGCGTCTCGCTTTTGGAAGCTGGTGTAGAAGGTGTGGATGAGCTGTTCGTTGGGATGCATCGTAATTCCTTTGGGAGTCGTGCGCTTCAACTTATATATTAGCCGCTAATTACGCGAATGGGCGCGAATTATCCAAATTCAATTCGCGAAAATTAGCGAAGTTCATGGCAGAGGTTTTGGCAACTACAAACTCGTAAAACTTCATCTCCACGAATTTCGCGAAATTTGAGATCGTCAATTCGTAATCAGAACCCGCGCAACTTCTTGGGAATTATACGCAGGGCGACGGAATATGTTTGGGCAAAACTTTCGGGCGTGGTGTCGAGCCGTTCGATGCCGTCCCGGTACTTTTCCAGGTAAGCGACGTGGGCGTCTGCCGGAGGCGCGTCAGCGTCTATTTGAACTTCGCCGGTGAACACGGCCACGTCTTCGCCGCGCTCGCCGCCGTCGAAGTGCAGGGCCACCTTCGGGTTGTGGGCGATGTGCTTGAGGCGGTGCGTCCCGGGCTGGGTGTAAATCAGAAAGCTTTCACTTTCCCACACAAA
The sequence above is drawn from the Chloroflexota bacterium genome and encodes:
- a CDS encoding nuclear transport factor 2 family protein, whose amino-acid sequence is MHPNEQLIHTFYTSFQKRDAAGMIACYHPDILFSDPVFTHLQGARAGAMWQMLCARGKDLTLTFTNVRADDRAGSAHWEATYSFSQTGRKVLNVIDATFEFRDGKIVRHADSFDLWKWAGMALGAPGALLGWSPPMQAAIRKTASRGLEAFIQKQGAQTNA
- a CDS encoding TIGR03667 family PPOX class F420-dependent oxidoreductase translates to MGVNMLINPNTDFGARVLRRLQHEQAIWLTTVGADGTPQPNPVWFVWESESFLIYTQPGTHRLKHIAHNPKVALHFDGGERGEDVAVFTGEVQIDADAPPADAHVAYLEKYRDGIERLDTTPESFAQTYSVALRIIPKKLRGF